From Aspergillus fumigatus Af293 chromosome 3, whole genome shotgun sequence, a single genomic window includes:
- the trm10 gene encoding tRNA (guanine(9)-N(1))-methyltransferase translates to MEDDDRPRKYPKLNHDEVQEGSEPVMTGAVGAVHDDDAESADSDNRASPSNDRIDNDVKQACDEEGQDAHGKDGPPTLSKNQLKKLKRKEHWEAMREQRKVKRKEKLVAKRERRRAALEQAKQEGAEATEETRKAFESTQKKFQRSTLLPVTLVLDCSYDDLMLDKERVSLGAQITRSYSDNSRAPFRSHLVVSSFNKLLKERFDTVLGKTHENWKGVRFLQEDFAEAAEMAKEWMQGPKGGQLAGVFADKADAKPEDGEIVYLSSDSPNILTELKPYSTYIIGGLVDKNRHKGICYKSAVAKGIKTAKLPIGEYIQMAHRQVLATNHVVEIMIRWLELGDWGKAFIQVIPQRKGGKLKSADHESEDQTPRESVEAVEAEPDGEGAAAEAGEGGKE, encoded by the coding sequence atggaggatgacgatcGGCCTAGAAAATATCCCAAATTAAACCATGATGAAGTGCAGGAGGGATCAGAGCCTGTCATGACCGGCGCTGTGGGAGCCGTTCACGACGATGACGCTGAGAGTGCGGATTCCGACAACCGTGCGTCGCCTTCAAACGATAGGATTGACAACGATGTAAAGCAAGCTTGTGATGAAGAGGGACAAGACGCGCACGGAAAGGATGGACCGCCCACATTGTCCAAGAATCAATTGAAGAAACTCAAACGAAAAGAGCACTGGGAGGCAATGAGGGAGCAGCGCAAAGTGAAACGCAAAGAGAAGTTGGTCGCAAAAAGGGAACGAAGACGAGCCGCTTTAGAACAGGCGAAACAAGAGGGCGCAGAGGCTACGGAAGAAACTCGAAAGGCGTTCGAGTCTACACAAAAGAAATTCCAACGATCAACTCTGCTCCCGGTCACACTCGTGCTCGACTGCAGTTACGATGATTTAATGCTAGACAAGGAACGAGTATCCCTCGGTGCGCAAATAACGCGATCCTACTCCGATAACAGTAGGGCTCCCTTCCGCTCGCACCTGGTCGTTTCATCATTCAACAAGTTGCTCAAGGAGCGGTTCGATACGGTGCTGGGAAAGACACACGAAAACTGGAAAGGCGTTCGGTTTCTGCAGGAGGACTTCGCCGAAGCTGCCGAGATGGCAAAGGAGTGGATGCAAGGTCCTAAAGGCGGCCAGCTCGCAGGAGTTTTCGCTGACAAGGCGGACGCCAAGCCTGAAGATGGCGAGATTGTGTACCTCAGCAGCGACAGTCCCAATATCTTGACGGAATTGAAGCCCTACAGCACATATATCATTGGAGGTTTGGTGGACAAGAATCGCCACAAGGGCATCTGCTATAAATCCGCGGTAGCCAAGGGCATCAAGACCGCCAAGCTACCCATCGGAGAGTATATCCAGATGGCTCATCGTCAGGTACTGGCAACGAACCATGTCGTGGAGATTATGATTCGGTGGCTGGAGCTGGGTGACTGGGGGAAAGCATTCATTCAAGTAATTCCCCAAAGGAAGGGAGGCAAACTGAAATCGGCGGACCATGAGTCTGAAGATCAGACACCACGGGAGAGTGTCGAAGCTGTAGAAGCGGAGCCAGATGGAGAAGGTgctgcagcagaagcaggcgAAGGGGGCAAAGAGTAA